GGGTACACGTTTCAAATCTTTCTTCAAACGGCTTCTCGCAGTAATTGAaatgattttgtttctttggGACCTTTATTCTAGAACCCAGAACTGAAGAGCAAGTTGATCAATCTTTGCTGTAGCTATGTATGATTATGAAAGAAATATCTCTGGACTATTATGGTTCAAGTAAATTAGCTTTGGGTTCTTAATCACTGTGCTTTCTCATCGCAAAATGTCTGAAGCAGTTTGGTTTGAATCTTGTATTCTGATTTGCATGACTATGATTTTATCATTCCTTAAATATATAATCGACTCTAACTCCAACTCTTGAATCATGAAAACTTACATTTCAACAATTATATTCTTATaacttaaaactcaaaatttcctaCCGTAATCCATGAACAATGAAGCTACTTAAAACAGATATTCTATGGTAGATAAACCTGAAGGACCAACCCAAGGAACTTGAACACTGACCATTTGTTCTTCATACAAAAACCCAACATCATTTCCATTAATATTGCAAGCTTTTGGTTCCTCTGAGGCAAACACTCTCATTTCACCACTTCCTTTCACTTCCATCTTCGCTGACCTCTTTAATTCATCATAAGTTAATGTAAGTATTGCACCACCAGCATTCAGCATGTTCACTAGCCCAATAGGAGCAAAATGGACTGATTTTCCAGCCACGACAGTCACTGGTGAGACGATCACGAGCTCGAAATCAAATGGTTGCAATGAGATTTCAATGTTTTCATCTGGTTTTTTGAGGACCAGTTTCTTGGATTGAGACAAGTAGAGTGCAAAAACTTGAACATGTTCAATACAGAATGGGTTTTTGCCATTGTTCCATTCAATGTCTTTGGGGTTGGTTTTAGCTGTCACCATGTGAGAAAACTGAGATGCACATTGGTTTCTTCTGGTTTCAGGACACCATCCACCACCTTGGCAATTGAATGCCCCAATCACACCATTAAACTGTTTAAATCCGTAGTCGAAAATGTTAGATATTTCGAGAATAATTGGAAAAAGCATTTATAAAATGAACCTTGTACAATGACTAACCTTGTTTAAGTTCCAGATTTTGAGCATGGTCTTGCCATCATGGAGAGGATCTTCAAAGAGGCAATCCTTCGTTGGAAGTGCATAGTATTCGCATCGGAGGATCGAACCGTCGGGCAATACAAGTCGTTTGAGCAAAGGGAAGTTGTGGTTTCCAACGGTATCACTGATGTAAATCGGACCACCAGAGATTGCCCGAGAAGCGGCATGGAACTCGGCACAAGGATGAGTTGATTGGAACATGTCCCAATCAGGGTGGATAAAGTTTCCCATCCACAAACTGTTGTAGGCACAATGAACCATGTGACAGCCTTGGAGCCAAAATGTGCCATTAGGGTCACCAGATGGATCAGTACACCAAAAATCATCACCTGTTAGACAGGACCAAAaccataattgaaaatatatttcacatcatcatcatcatcatatatatatatatatatatacttttaatagataaaatagcATACCAACACGGCCAAGGCAAATGGCTTCTGTTCCAAGAAACATGAAATCATTGCAGTGCTCCATGCTAGCAATAACACCATTGCCATTGAAATGCTTCCTTATTGAATCTGTTAGTGCTCTGTAATAAGCTTTGGCAAGATCAACTCTTCCACCATAGTTTTCACACAACATTTCCAGCAACTGTTACCAAAAAGAACCCAATGAGCATTCATGTTTATATCctaaaactcgaaaagaaagaaagcataGGGATTAATAGCTTACATGGATAACATCCACCTTGACTCCATCAATACCAACATTTTTCAAGTGCGAATGAATTCCTTCATAAAGTTGATCAGCCTTTTCCGGTGGTACCAATCCGATGCCGGTGTTAACAATCTTATCAACAGCGAGATCTTCCATCGTGTTCTTCAATCCAGGCGACAGTTCTGGCTTGATAACCTCGGATTCCGGTAATCCGGGTGCATTAGGCCTTAAACCACCCCAGTATCCACATAAAGCATGCCATACATAAACAAACTCCACAGTGTTGAATTCATCCTTAAGATCTTTAATGAAGGCACCCATGCCCTTATTAGGTTCACCAGTGGCTAAAGTTTTAGGACTTTCATAGTTTCTAAACTTGTAATTCTCTTGAAACTTCAATAATCTGCATGGCATTTGCTCACCGGCAACAGTACAATTCATGCCTTCTTTAGTGATGGGATCCTCATCACGGCTGATGGATTGCCATCCATCATCGATCAACACCATCCCCGGTGGGCACCCTCCGTCGGCTAGGCCTTTGACACCTTCCCAAACACCTTGAGGGTGCACAGTAAGGTAAAATGCATCCCAAGTGCACCATCCAAATTTGTCATAGATTCCTGGTGGGGTCTTTTCATCTAACAGCTTGAAGGTTCCAAGGTGAACCCTCATCACTTCCATGGCTTCCTTGACCAAGTTGAATGGATCTTCACCTACATGAATATAAAGAACGCTCTGGAATCTGGCCGAGGTGACCTTCGTCGACCCGCTTTCGACACAAATATCGATGTTGTCGTTGGTTCCAGGCTGAAGGGATGCCCTGAAAGGGCCTTCGAGGAGGGGAAGGAGAAGAATATAAGGCCTCCCAGAAGCTGATTTCTCAAGAATAACCATTTGAGTTTCGTTTTCAAGGTCTTTTCCGTTGGAACCAACCCAATGAGTCGTCCACCAAACTTTGAACCTGAAAATGCTCATGAACTTGATGTTATTGAGCTTTCCAATGGGGACAACATGGCGGCTGTTGGATTTAACAGCTTCAAATCCGACAAAGGATCCAACACTACTTGGTATTTTTTTGTCAGTGGATGAACCATAAGGGGAAGGAGTTACTATGATGTTTTGAGGGACATCTGAGAGAAAAACATGACCATTGGCAAAGAAGTTTGAGCCTTCAAGGGAAAGTAGAGACTGGTTATGGCCATCACCAAGGCCTGAAACACTAACTTTGCTTAAGCTTGGAGCCATTGATAATGAACGAAAAGGGTGCTGTTTTTGCATAGTAAGAGAGAAAACAAAGGTTGATTATATATAGAGCAATAACAGGATTTTTGGAACGGAAATCTAATCAATGAAAATCAGTTTGATTTGATTCTGTCTTTTTAATGAGAGCTTCAAACTTGGTTGCTTAAAATAAATGGGAAGGCCCCTAATTTATAGGCCAAGGCCTCCCATGACAGGAATAGAAACTTTGAGAGGATTGATGATGTGATGATTTTCTTTGagggaaagaaaataatataattgcaAAGTtgaatgtgtatgtatatttatatatttacttgctaactttaatttcttttctatatatattttatcccaacttaagttttcttttcttttcttcaatcttcttttatctCCTTTTTCTACAAATTCATTCATGAATGAAGATattgtcaaaaaaaattttattccaCCCATATAAAATACgaattacttataatttttaactttttcacttCAACATAAATAGAGAAGGGATTGTATGAACGATTCCACGTCATCCCTATCCATATCCTTTTTCCAATAGGAGAATAACAAATTAGATTTTTCTTCCTgaacaaatttaaattcaactaaaaatgctaaaactcaagtagaaaaatctgatttgttaTTCTCCTATTGAAAAGGGATATGGATAAC
The window above is part of the Gossypium raimondii isolate GPD5lz chromosome 9, ASM2569854v1, whole genome shotgun sequence genome. Proteins encoded here:
- the LOC105798350 gene encoding probable galactinol--sucrose galactosyltransferase 5, which translates into the protein MQKQHPFRSLSMAPSLSKVSVSGLGDGHNQSLLSLEGSNFFANGHVFLSDVPQNIIVTPSPYGSSTDKKIPSSVGSFVGFEAVKSNSRHVVPIGKLNNIKFMSIFRFKVWWTTHWVGSNGKDLENETQMVILEKSASGRPYILLLPLLEGPFRASLQPGTNDNIDICVESGSTKVTSARFQSVLYIHVGEDPFNLVKEAMEVMRVHLGTFKLLDEKTPPGIYDKFGWCTWDAFYLTVHPQGVWEGVKGLADGGCPPGMVLIDDGWQSISRDEDPITKEGMNCTVAGEQMPCRLLKFQENYKFRNYESPKTLATGEPNKGMGAFIKDLKDEFNTVEFVYVWHALCGYWGGLRPNAPGLPESEVIKPELSPGLKNTMEDLAVDKIVNTGIGLVPPEKADQLYEGIHSHLKNVGIDGVKVDVIHLLEMLCENYGGRVDLAKAYYRALTDSIRKHFNGNGVIASMEHCNDFMFLGTEAICLGRVGDDFWCTDPSGDPNGTFWLQGCHMVHCAYNSLWMGNFIHPDWDMFQSTHPCAEFHAASRAISGGPIYISDTVGNHNFPLLKRLVLPDGSILRCEYYALPTKDCLFEDPLHDGKTMLKIWNLNKFNGVIGAFNCQGGGWCPETRRNQCASQFSHMVTAKTNPKDIEWNNGKNPFCIEHVQVFALYLSQSKKLVLKKPDENIEISLQPFDFELVIVSPVTVVAGKSVHFAPIGLVNMLNAGGAILTLTYDELKRSAKMEVKGSGEMRVFASEEPKACNINGNDVGFLYEEQMVSVQVPWVGPSGLSTIEYLF